A genomic region of Eucalyptus grandis isolate ANBG69807.140 chromosome 5, ASM1654582v1, whole genome shotgun sequence contains the following coding sequences:
- the LOC104444650 gene encoding LOW QUALITY PROTEIN: uncharacterized protein LOC104444650 (The sequence of the model RefSeq protein was modified relative to this genomic sequence to represent the inferred CDS: inserted 1 base in 1 codon): MEAGLSQEDGTEREIIIGENSQPERQSEAKQEEGHPHQHQSILGMTHAPPPIHDELSTGVFLNNRTMKQWVEKESNKDSFMKYARGLSITWAENNSYWQWLTQKDAPSDDAPVEMAELLKVCWLDVHGRFDVSNLSLGTTYEVAFVILIRSSGDGWQIPVNIRLTLSDGTKQEHKENLMEKPRGDWIEIKVGELSTTKHKEGEMEVSMFEHGGHWKSGLVVKGVLIRPKKRTVKHWVEKESKKNCFMIYARGVSITWAENNSYWQWLTQKDAASDDALVEMAELFNVCWLDVHGRFDVSKLSLGTTYEVAFVILMRSSGEGWQIPVNIRLTLPDGTKQEHTENLMEKPRGDWIEIKAGELSTTKHKEGEMEVSMFEHGGHWKGGLVVKGVLIRPKDRTMKDWVEKESKKNCFMIYARGVSITWAENNSYWQWLTEKDAPSDDAPVEMAELLNVCWLDVHGRFDVSKLSLGTTYEVAFVILMRSSGDGWQIPVNIQLTLPDGTKQEHTENLMEKPRGDWIEIKAGELSTTKHKEGEMEVSMFEHGGHWKSGLVVKGVLIRPKNRTVKDWVEKESKKNCFMIYARGLSITWAENNSYWQWLTEKDAPSDDAPVEMAELLNVCWLDVNGRFDVSKLSLGTTYEVAFVILMRLSGDGWQIPVNIQLTLPDGTKQEHMENLMEKPRGDWIEIKVGELSTTKHKEGEMEVSMFEHGGHWKSGLVVKGVLIRPKNRTVKDWVEKESKKNCFMIYARGVSITWAENNSYWQWLTEKDAPSDDAPVEMAELLNVCWLDVHGRFDVSKLSLGTTYEVAFVILMRSSGDGWQIPVNIQLTLPDGTKQEHTENLMEKPRGDWIEIKVGELSTTKHKEGEMEVSMFEHGGHWKSGLVVKGVLIRPKNRTVKHWLEKESKKNCFMIYARGVSITWAENNSYWQWLTQKDAPSDDAPVEMAELLNVCWLDVHGRFDVSKLSLGTTYEVAFVILMRSSGDGWQIPVNIRLTLPDGTKQEHKENLMEKPRGXWIEIKAGELSTSKHKEGEMEVSMFEHGGHWKRGLVIKGVLIRPKN; encoded by the exons ATGGAAGCAGGGTTGTCCCAAGAAGATGGCACGGAGAGAGAGATCATAATTGGAGAGAATTCCCAACCAGAGAGACAATCAGAAGCCAAACAAGAAGAGGGCCATCCACATCAGCACCAATCCATTTTGGGCATGACTCATGCACCACCACCAATTCATGATGAGCTCTCTACTGGTGTATTCTTGAACAATAGGACCATG AAACAGTGGGTGGAAAAGGAATCGAACAaggattccttcatgaaatatgCACGAGGCCTCTCCATCACATGGGCTGAGAACAACTCTTACTGGCAATGGTTGACCCAAAAGGATGCACCCAG CGACGACGCCCCGGTGGAAATGGCCGAGCTCCTCAAAGTGTGCTGGCTGGATGTGCATGGTAGGTTCGACGTGTCGAACTTGTCCCTGGGGACGACATACGAGGTAGCCTTCGTGATCTTGATCAGATCATCGGGTGATGGGTGGCAAATTCCGGTGAACATCCGGTTGACATTGTCGGACGGGACCAAGCAAGAGCACAAGGAGAATCTTATGGAGAAGCCGAGGGGGGATTGGATAGAGATCAAAGTAGGAGAACTGAGCACAACAAAGCATaaggagggagagatggaggtGTCCATGTTTGAGCACGGTGGGCATTGGAAGAGTGGGCTTGTCGTCAAAGGAGTTCTCATTAGACCCAAGAAGAGGACCGTG AAACACTGGGTGGAAAAAGAATCGAAGAAGAATTGCTTCATGATATATGCACGAGGCGTCTCCATCACATGGGCTGAGAACAACTCTTACTGGCAATGGTTGACCCAGAAGGATGCAGCCAG CGACGACGCCCTGGTGGAAATGGCTGAGCTCTTCAACGTGTGCTGGCTGGATGTGCATGGTAGGTTCGATGTGTCGAAGCTATCCCTAGGGACAACATACGAGGTAGCCTTCGTGATCTTGATGAGATCATCGGGCGAGGGGTGGCAAATTCCGGTGAACATCCGATTGACATTGCCGGACGGGACCAAACAAGAGCACACGGAGAATCTTATGGAGAAGCCGAGGGGGGATTGGATAGAGATCAAAGCAGGAGAACTAAGCACAACAAAGCATaaggagggagagatggaggtGTCCATGTTTGAGCATGGTGGGCATTGGAAGGGGGGGCTTGTCGTCAAAGGAGTTCTAATTAGACCCAAGGATAGGACCATG AAAGACTGGGTGGAAAAGGAATCGAAGAAGAATTGCTTCATGATATATGCACGAGGCGTCTCCATCACATGGGCTGAGAACAACTCTTACTGGCAATGGTTGACCGAAAAGGATGCACCTAG CGACGACGCCCCGGTGGAAATGGCCGAGCTCCTCAACGTGTGCTGGCTGGATGTGCATGGTAGGTTCGACGTGTCGAAGCTATCCTTGGGGACGACATACGAGGTAGCCTTCGTGATCTTGATGAGATCATCGGGCGATGGGTGGCAAATTCCGGTGAACATCCAATTGACATTGCCGGACGGGACCAAGCAAGAGCACACTGAGAATCTTATGGAGAAGCCGAGGGGGGATTGGATAGAGATCAAAGCAGGAGAACTGAGCACAACAAAGCATaaggagggagagatggaggtGTCCATGTTTGAGCATGGTGGGCATTGGAAGAGCGGGCTTGTCGTCAAAGGAGTTCTCATTAGACCCAAGAATAGGACCGTG AAAGACTGGGTGGAAAAGGAATCGAAGAAGAATTGCTTCATGATATATGCACGAGGCCTCTCCATCACATGGGCTGAGAACAACTCTTACTGGCAATGGTTGACCGAAAAGGATGCACCTAG CGACGACGCCCCGGTGGAAATGGCCGAGCTCCTCAACGTGTGCTGGCTGGATGTGAATGGTAGGTTCGACGTGTCGAAGCTGTCCCTGGGGACGACATACGAGGTAGCCTTCGTGATCTTGATGAGATTATCGGGCGATGGGTGGCAAATTCCGGTGAACATCCAATTGACATTGCCGGACGGGACCAAGCAAGAGCACATGGAGAATCTTATGGAGAAGCCAAGGGGGGATTGGATAGAGATCAAAGTAGGAGAACTGAGCACAACAAAGCATaaggagggagagatggaggtGTCCATGTTTGAGCATGGTGGGCATTGGAAGAGCGGGCTTGTCGTCAAAGGAGTTCTCATTAGACCCAAGAATAGGACCGTG AAAGACTGGGTGGAAAAGGAATCGAAGAAGAATTGTTTCATGATATATGCACGAGGCGTCTCCATCACATGGGCTGAGAACAACTCTTACTGGCAATGGTTGACCGAAAAGGATGCACCTAG CGACGACGCCCCGGTGGAAATGGCCGAGCTCCTCAACGTGTGCTGGCTGGATGTGCATGGTAGGTTCGACGTGTCGAAGCTGTCCCTGGGGACGACATACGAGGTAGCCTTCGTGATCTTGATGAGATCATCGGGCGATGGGTGGCAAATTCCGGTGAACATCCAATTGACATTGCCGGACGGGACCAAGCAAGAGCACACTGAGAATCTTATGGAGAAGCCGAGGGGGGATTGGATAGAGATCAAAGTAGGAGAACTGAGCACAACAAAGCATaaggagggagagatggaggtGTCCATGTTTGAGCATGGTGGGCATTGGAAGAGCGGGCTTGTCGTCAAAGGAGTTCTCATTAGACCCAAGAATAGGACCGTG AAACACTGGTTGGAAAAGGAATCGAAGAAGAATTGCTTCATGATATATGCACGAGGCGTCTCCATCACATGGGCTGAGAACAACTCTTACTGGCAATGGTTGACCCAAAAGGATGCACCCAG CGACGACGCCCCGGTGGAAATGGCTGAGCTCCTCAACGTGTGTTGGCTGGATGTGCATGGTAGGTTCGACGTGTCGAAACTGTCCCTGGGGACGACATACGAGGTAGCCTTCGTGATCTTGATGAGATCATCGGGCGATGGGTGGCAAATTCCGGTGAACATCCGGTTGACCTTGCCGGACGGGACCAAGCAAGAGCACAAGGAGAATCTTATGGAGAAGCCGAGGG ATTGGATAGAGATCAAAGCAGGAGAACTGAGCACATCAAAGCATaaggagggagagatggaggtGTCCATGTTTGAGCATGGTGGGCATTGGAAGAGAGGGCTTGTCATCAAAGGAGTGCTCATTAGACCcaagaattaa
- the LOC104446486 gene encoding uncharacterized protein LOC104446486, which translates to MEMAELLKVCWLDVHGRFDVSNFSLGTTCEVAFVILMRSSGDGWQIPVNIRLTLPDGTKQEHKENLMEKPRGDWIEIIVGELSTTKHKEGEMEVSMFEHGGHWKSGLVVKGVLIRPKNRTVKHWVEKESNKDSFMIYARGLSITWAENNSYWQWLTQKDAPSDDASVEMAELLKVCWLDVHGRFDLSKLSMGTTYEVAFVILMRSSADGWQIPVNIRLTLPDGTKQEHTENLMEKPRRDWIEIKVGELSTTKHKEGEMEVSMFEHGEHWKSGLVVKGVLIRPKNRTMKHWVENESKKNCFMIYAQGVSITWAENNSYWQWLTEKDAPSDDAPVEMAELLNVCWLDVHGRFDVSKLSLGTTYEVAFVILMRSSGDGWQIPVNIQLTLPDGTKQEHTENLMEKPRRDWIEIKAGELSTTKHKEGEMEVSMFEHGGHWKSGLVVKGVLIRPKNRTVKHWVENESKKNCFMIYARGVSITWAENNSYWQWLTEKDAPSDDAPVEMAELLNVCWLDVHGMFDVSKLSPGTTYEVALVILMRSSGDGWQIPVNIRLTLPDGTKQEHTENLMEKPRGDWIEIKVGELSTTKHKEGKMEVSMFEHGGHWKSGLVVKGVLIRPKNRTVKHWVEKESKKNCFMIYARGVSITWAENNSYWQWLTEKDAPSDDAPVEMAELLNVCWLDVHGRFDVSKLSPGTTYEVAFVILMRSSGDGWQIPVNMQLTLPDGTKQEHKENLMEKPRGDWIEIKAGELSTSKHKEGEMEVSMFEHGGLWKRGLVIKGVLIRPKN; encoded by the exons ATGGAAATGGCCGAGCTTCTCAAAGTGTGCTGGCTGGATGTGCATGGTAGGTTCGACGTGTCGAACTTCTCCCTGGGGACAACATGCGAGGTAGCCTTCGTGATCTTGATGAGATCATCGGGCGATGGGTGGCAAATTCCAGTGAACATCCGGTTGACATTGCCGGACGGGACCAAGCAAGAGCACAAGGAGAATCTTATGGAGAAGCCGAGGGGGGATTGGATAGAGATCATAGTAGGAGAACTGAGCACAACAAAGCATaaggagggagagatggaggtGTCCATGTTTGAGCATGGTGGGCATTGGAAGAGTGGGCTTGTCGTCAAAGGAGTTCTCATTAGACCCAAGAATAGGACTGTG AAACACTGGGTGGAAAAGGAATCGAACAAGGATTCCTTCATGATATATGCGCGAGGCCTCTCCATCACATGGGCTGAGAACAACTCTTACTGGCAATGGTTGACCCAAAAGGATGCACCCAG CGATGACGCCTCGGTGGAAATGGCTGAGCTCCTCAAAGTGTGTTGGCTAGATGTGCATGGTAGGTTTGACTTGTCGAAGCTGTCCATGGGGACGACATACGAGGTAGCCTTCGTGATCTTGATGAGATCATCGGCCGATGGGTGGCAAATTCCGGTGAACATCCGGTTGACATTGCCGGACGGGACCAAGCAAGAGCACACGGAGAATCTTATGGAGAAGCCGAGGAGGGATTGGATAGAGATCAAAGTAGGAGAACTGAGCACAACAAAGCATaaggagggagagatggaggtGTCCATGTTTGAGCATGGTGAGCATTGGAAGAGCGGGCTTGTCGTCAAAGGAGTTCTCATTAGACCCAAGAATAGGACCATG AAACATTGGGTGGAAAATGAATCGAAGAAGAATTGCTTCATGATATATGCACAAGGCGTCTCCATCACATGGGCTGAGAACAACTCTTACTGGCAATGGTTGACTGAAAAGGATGCACCTAG CGATGACGCCCCGGTGGAAATGGCTGAGCTCCTCAACGTGTGCTGGCTGGATGTGCATGGTAGGTTCGACGTGTCGAAGCTGTCCCTGGGGACGACATACGAGGTAGCCTTCGTGATCTTGATGAGATCATCGGGTGATGGGTGGCAAATTCCGGTGAACATCCAATTGACATTGCCGGACGGGACCAAGCAAGAGCACACGGAGAATCTTATGGAGAAGCCGAGGAGGGATTGGATAGAGATCAAAGCAGGAGAACTGAGCACAACAAAGCATaaggagggagagatggaggtGTCCATGTTTGAGCATGGTGGGCATTGGAAGAGCGGGCTTGTCGTCAAAGGAGTTCTCATTAGACCCAAGAATAGGACCGTG AAACACTGGGTGGAAAATGAATCGAAGAAGAATTGCTTCATGATATATGCACGAGGCGTCTCCATCACATGGGCTGAGAACAACTCTTACTGGCAATGGTTGACTGAAAAGGATGCACCTAG CGATGACGCCCCGGTGGAAATGGCTGAGCTCCTCAACGTGTGCTGGCTGGATGTGCATGGTATGTTCGACGTGTCGAAGCTGTCCCCGGGGACGACATACGAGGTGGCCCTCGTGATCTTGATGAGATCATCAGGTGATGGGTGGCAAATTCCAGTGAACATCCGATTGACATTGCCGGACGGGACCAAGCAAGAGCACACGGAGAATCTTATGGAGAAGCCGAGGGGGGATTGGATAGAGATCAAAGTAGGAGAATTGAGCACAACAAAGCATAAGGAGGGAAAGATGGAGGTGTCCATGTTTGAGCACGGTGGGCATTGGAAGAGCGGGCTTGTTGTCAAAGGAGTTCTCATTAGACCCAAGAATAGGACCGTG AAACACTGGGTGGAAAAGGAATCGAAGAAGAATTGCTTCATGATATATGCACGAGGCGTCTCCATCACATGGGCTGAGAACAACTCTTACTGGCAATGGTTGACTGAAAAGGATGCACCTAG CGACGACGCCCCGGTGGAAATGGCCGAGCTCCTCAACGTGTGCTGGCTGGATGTGCATGGTAGGTTCGACGTGTCGAAGCTGTCCCCGGGGACGACATACGAGGTAGCCTTCGTGATCTTGATGAGATCATCGGGCGATGGGTGGCAAATTCCGGTGAACATGCAGTTGACATTGCCGGACGGGACCAAGCAAGAGCACAAGGAGAATCTTATGGAGAAGCCGAGGGGGGATTGGATAGAGATCAAAGCAGGAGAACTGAGTACATCAAAGCATaaggagggagagatggaggtGTCCATGTTTGAGCATGGTGGGCTTTGGAAAAGGGGGCTTGTCATCAAAGGAGTTCTCATTAGACCcaagaattaa